The window TACTTCACATCCGGCACAACGGGCAACCCCAAGATGGTGCTCAACACCCACGCGTCGTACCCGGTGGGGCACATCATCACGGGCAAATTCTGGCTCGATAACCGGCCGACGGACCTGCACTACACTCTGTCGGACACGGGCTGGGCCCAGGCTGCATGGACGTGCCTCTTCGCGCCGTGGAATATGGGCGCGGCGCTGTTCGTGTGGGACCACCGGGGCCGGTTCGACCCTCTTGGCACTCTGCAGATGTTCGAGAAGTACCCCATCAGCACGTTCATGGCGCCGCCGACAGCGTACCGCATGCTCATTCTGGAGGACCTCAACAAGATAAAGCCCATGGCTCTGCGCCATTGCGTGGGGGCCGGCGAACCCGTGAACCCCGAGGTCATTGATGCTTGGAAGGAGGGCCTGGGCCACCACGTGTGGGAGGGATACGGCCAGACCGAGACTGTGCTGTGCATCGCGCTGTTCCCGGGCATGAGGTACAAGCCGGGCTCAATGGGCGTGGCGGCGCCGGGCTTCAACATGGCGGTGGTGGACGACAAGGGCAACGTGCTGCCGCACGGCGAGGAGGGCGAGGTGGCGATCCGCCACCGGCCGGTCCGGCCGGTGGGGCTGTTCGAGGGCTATTGGAAGAACCCGGAGGCGAACGCGAACTGCTTCCGAGGCGACTGGTACTACACCGGCGACCGCGCGACGCTGGACGAGGAGGGCTACTACTCCTTCGTCGGCCGCGGCGACGATGTAATCAAGAGCTCGGCTTACCGCATCGGGCCGTTCGAGGTGGAGTCGGCCCTGATAGAGCATCCGGCGGTCGCCGAGGCGGCGGTTGTCGGCAGCCCAGACAAAATCAGGGGGCAGATCGTCAAGGCGTTCGTCGTCCTGAAGCCGGGGTTCGCCGGATCGGATACGCTCGCAAAGGAGCTTCAGGAGCACGTGCAGAGGACAACTGCGCCTTACAAGTACCCGCGTGAGGTGGAGTTCATGGCGG of the SAR202 cluster bacterium genome contains:
- a CDS encoding AMP-binding protein; translated protein: MASTSNYQIGNYHETYRTFRLTAPEHFNWAYEVFDRWGRDPNKVAMVWLSHDGKTTKNITYRYMGERSRRAANVLSGVGARPGDSVFIMLPRIPEWWEVVLGCIRGLFISVPGTTQLTHKDLVYRMNAAGIKIAVTDADNYPKFEALRGECPTLEKVVVVGGGKGLLDYETLMAQASPSLPNPNNLSSEPLMVYFTSGTTGNPKMVLNTHASYPVGHIITGKFWLDNRPTDLHYTLSDTGWAQAAWTCLFAPWNMGAALFVWDHRGRFDPLGTLQMFEKYPISTFMAPPTAYRMLILEDLNKIKPMALRHCVGAGEPVNPEVIDAWKEGLGHHVWEGYGQTETVLCIALFPGMRYKPGSMGVAAPGFNMAVVDDKGNVLPHGEEGEVAIRHRPVRPVGLFEGYWKNPEANANCFRGDWYYTGDRATLDEEGYYSFVGRGDDVIKSSAYRIGPFEVESALIEHPAVAEAAVVGSPDKIRGQIVKAFVVLKPGFAGSDTLAKELQEHVQRTTAPYKYPREVEFMAELPKTISGKIRRNELRKLEITRKSKRD